Proteins encoded within one genomic window of Tidjanibacter massiliensis:
- a CDS encoding SDR family NAD(P)-dependent oxidoreductase produces MKKVAMITGATSGIGEATAKLFAQTGDYDLIIAGRRADRLKALKKELKEAYGTKVHVMSFDVRDYQRGLAALDSMPEEYRRIDILVNNAGRATDLVKFQEGDIRNWDEVIDINIKGFIYMARIVSERMAQQGGGHIVNLGSIAGTEAYEAGNVYCATKHAVHALSRGMRIDLLGTGVKVTEIRPGKVETEFSLIRFHGDKEKADKVYEGIRPLRGEDIARTILWAVTQPPHVNIDEIVVTPVSQANSYYNKKEM; encoded by the coding sequence ATGAAAAAAGTTGCGATGATAACCGGAGCGACCTCCGGTATAGGAGAAGCGACGGCAAAGCTGTTCGCACAGACAGGCGATTACGACCTCATCATAGCGGGCCGTCGAGCCGACCGGCTGAAAGCGCTCAAAAAGGAGCTGAAAGAGGCCTACGGCACGAAGGTACACGTCATGAGTTTCGATGTCAGGGACTACCAGCGGGGCCTGGCCGCCCTGGATTCCATGCCCGAGGAGTACCGCCGTATCGACATTCTCGTCAATAACGCCGGCCGCGCCACCGATCTGGTAAAGTTCCAGGAGGGCGATATCCGGAACTGGGACGAGGTAATCGACATCAACATCAAAGGGTTCATCTACATGGCCCGCATCGTTTCGGAGCGGATGGCACAGCAGGGCGGCGGACATATCGTCAACCTGGGTTCGATAGCCGGCACCGAGGCGTACGAGGCGGGCAACGTCTACTGCGCGACGAAACACGCCGTACACGCCCTCAGCCGCGGCATGCGCATCGACCTGCTCGGCACGGGCGTCAAGGTCACGGAGATACGTCCGGGCAAAGTGGAGACGGAATTCTCGCTGATACGCTTCCACGGCGACAAGGAGAAGGCCGACAAGGTATACGAAGGCATCCGCCCGCTGCGGGGGGAGGACATCGCCCGCACCATCCTCTGGGCGGTCACGCAGCCGCCCCACGTCAATATCGACGAAATCGTGGTGACACCCGTATCGCAGGCCAACTCCTACTACAACAAGAAAGAGATGTAA
- a CDS encoding PL29 family lyase N-terminal domain-containing protein: MNKKFLSLFLCGALVSGSAGMFVSCKNYDSDIASLDDRITAVEKSVSELKAQISAGAVITDVTPTENGVKVTLSNGKTFELTNGKDGANGTNGSNGADGQDGKPGSVVTIGDNGNWFIDGVDTGYASKGDKGDKGDQGDKGDKGDKGDQGDKGDQGDKGDKGDTGDKGDKGDTIYYYPGTEGEENGFWVEVTRDGVTGNETKRILTETWLPLGTVTAVWDSENGYLTLYNVDGATEEEPVRIPLYTHLQSIAFVPQVIDTKLGMGVIDFYTITRAGEFIAANDAQVTYRLNPQNAKVFDIEWSFIDRTVETRVAGDNADLLTIVSSEAGELGGMNFTVKANDALKSLKENQEAIVALQALNTENNTEIVSDYAAVKVTELKDFVIINKTKLKYDEQQKVDYDESDIVTLGWTTPAFDEAADAYLKYDASIDLHTVVETYAKEIEKVLTDATVRFEPIYEFRKPASYISPEDGNTDQQKFVTLDEKTGIVTVDKEWLAQGTAAVGRTPIFEVYAFVNDKAIANAYIKLEITKDDVAPEDKEDFEKTWNINHGEAIEYADIDPNTGYTEHYDWATFNAEILDVLGLTMEEFSTRYNDAEVKYIDPVNGPTTQMPDGVTIDSKNPADVNTSTELANILITNKAKFGEKTFTLTYPAKNRKQDPNIVITLDYNIEHDLSHMPALNPDYLIAGADQTVQVKGREVAGAWKLEAEMKEFCENYLNGYDVLAGNHTGLSFRFEDNRLENEGAEITGTEWSDQVISLTTPLTQNESYREYKVEMVATCQNGEWCEKSFTVRFVRPFNATIAAVELRTLTATADEADIADLVVIKDTDNRVVYQNGELTTLGTDTYKLNAAALTFEYSLEYTADSEASFGGGLTIDPATGALTWLNKGGDLQTDKHATAVAVITIPDLAAIKATGTVTVLSTENSKE, encoded by the coding sequence ATGAACAAAAAATTTCTAAGCTTATTTCTGTGCGGGGCATTGGTGTCCGGTTCGGCAGGGATGTTCGTGTCCTGTAAGAATTACGACAGCGACATCGCCAGTCTGGACGACCGTATCACCGCTGTCGAGAAATCGGTCAGCGAACTGAAAGCGCAAATCAGCGCCGGCGCTGTCATCACCGATGTGACTCCCACCGAAAACGGCGTCAAGGTAACGCTGAGCAACGGCAAGACCTTCGAACTTACGAACGGCAAGGATGGTGCCAACGGCACCAACGGCTCGAACGGAGCCGACGGTCAGGACGGCAAGCCCGGTTCGGTAGTGACCATCGGCGACAACGGCAACTGGTTCATAGACGGTGTAGACACCGGTTACGCATCCAAGGGTGACAAGGGTGACAAGGGCGACCAAGGTGACAAGGGTGACAAGGGTGACAAGGGCGACCAAGGTGACAAAGGTGACCAAGGTGACAAAGGTGATAAAGGCGATACCGGAGATAAAGGTGATAAGGGCGATACCATCTACTATTATCCGGGCACCGAAGGCGAGGAGAACGGCTTTTGGGTAGAGGTGACCCGTGACGGCGTTACCGGCAACGAAACGAAACGCATCCTCACCGAAACGTGGCTGCCGCTCGGTACCGTAACCGCAGTATGGGACAGCGAAAACGGTTACCTGACGCTTTACAACGTGGATGGCGCTACGGAAGAGGAACCCGTACGCATCCCGCTCTATACCCATCTGCAGTCGATTGCTTTCGTGCCGCAGGTTATCGACACGAAACTGGGTATGGGCGTGATTGACTTCTACACCATCACCCGGGCAGGTGAATTCATCGCTGCCAACGACGCACAGGTCACCTACCGTCTGAATCCGCAGAACGCAAAGGTTTTCGATATCGAGTGGTCGTTCATCGACCGCACGGTTGAAACCCGCGTTGCAGGCGACAACGCCGACCTGCTCACCATCGTCTCCAGCGAAGCGGGCGAACTGGGCGGCATGAACTTCACCGTCAAGGCCAACGACGCGCTGAAAAGCCTGAAGGAGAATCAGGAAGCCATCGTAGCCCTGCAGGCCCTCAATACGGAGAACAATACGGAAATCGTCTCCGACTATGCAGCGGTGAAGGTGACCGAACTGAAAGATTTCGTCATCATCAACAAAACGAAGCTGAAATACGACGAGCAGCAGAAGGTGGACTATGACGAATCCGACATCGTAACGCTCGGCTGGACTACTCCCGCCTTCGACGAAGCTGCCGATGCCTATTTGAAATACGATGCGTCAATCGACCTCCACACCGTCGTGGAAACGTATGCCAAGGAGATTGAGAAGGTACTCACCGATGCGACCGTACGTTTCGAACCCATCTACGAGTTCCGTAAACCCGCCTCGTACATATCGCCCGAGGACGGCAATACCGACCAGCAAAAGTTCGTAACGCTCGACGAGAAGACCGGCATCGTGACTGTGGACAAGGAGTGGCTCGCACAGGGTACCGCAGCGGTAGGCCGTACCCCCATATTCGAAGTATACGCGTTCGTGAATGACAAGGCAATCGCCAACGCCTACATCAAACTCGAAATAACCAAAGACGACGTCGCTCCGGAAGACAAGGAGGACTTCGAGAAGACCTGGAACATCAACCACGGAGAGGCCATCGAGTATGCGGACATCGACCCGAACACGGGCTATACCGAACACTACGACTGGGCTACCTTCAACGCCGAAATACTCGATGTACTCGGACTGACGATGGAAGAATTCTCCACGAGGTACAACGATGCCGAGGTAAAATACATAGACCCGGTAAACGGTCCTACGACGCAAATGCCCGACGGCGTAACCATCGACTCGAAGAATCCGGCGGATGTCAATACTTCCACCGAGCTGGCAAACATCCTCATTACCAACAAGGCGAAATTCGGCGAGAAGACCTTCACCCTCACGTATCCTGCGAAGAACAGGAAACAGGACCCGAATATCGTCATCACGCTCGACTACAATATCGAACATGACCTGAGCCACATGCCCGCACTGAACCCCGACTACCTCATCGCCGGTGCAGACCAGACGGTACAGGTTAAAGGCCGGGAAGTAGCCGGTGCATGGAAGCTCGAAGCCGAAATGAAGGAATTCTGCGAAAACTACCTCAACGGTTACGACGTACTCGCAGGCAACCATACCGGTCTCTCCTTCCGGTTCGAGGACAACAGGCTCGAGAACGAAGGTGCCGAAATTACCGGTACGGAGTGGTCCGACCAGGTAATCTCGCTGACCACTCCGCTGACACAGAACGAATCGTACAGGGAGTACAAAGTCGAGATGGTTGCAACCTGCCAGAACGGCGAATGGTGCGAAAAGAGCTTCACCGTACGCTTCGTAAGGCCCTTCAACGCGACGATAGCCGCCGTCGAGCTCCGGACGCTTACCGCTACGGCTGACGAGGCAGACATCGCCGACCTGGTAGTCATCAAGGATACGGACAACAGGGTAGTATACCAGAACGGCGAACTCACGACGCTCGGTACGGATACCTACAAGCTGAATGCCGCAGCCCTGACGTTCGAATACTCGCTTGAATACACGGCCGACAGCGAAGCATCCTTCGGCGGCGGGCTGACGATTGACCCTGCAACCGGCGCACTGACGTGGCTGAACAAGGGCGGCGACCTGCAGACCGACAAACACGCTACCGCCGTAGCCGTTATCACGATACCCGACCTCGCCGCAATCAAGGCGACCGGCACCGTGACGGTACTCTCCACCGAGAACAGCAAAGAGTAG
- the ubiE gene encoding bifunctional demethylmenaquinone methyltransferase/2-methoxy-6-polyprenyl-1,4-benzoquinol methylase UbiE codes for MEENSKKTRVREMFDSIAPRYDLLNHLLSFGVDRLWRRRMVGVVAAGTPAAILDVAAGTGDVAVALARRLPAARITGIDLSGEMLAVGRGKVARRGLCDRIELVQGDAEQLPFPDGTFDAVTIGFGIRNFGSIEAGLAEAFRVLRPGGRLCILEFSTPRGRCFGPLYRFYFHRILPLVGRLISKDDSAYTYLPESVDHFPDNLLFLRLMGQAGFAACRSRRQMRGIAYIYEGRKE; via the coding sequence ATGGAAGAGAACAGCAAAAAAACGCGGGTGCGCGAGATGTTCGACAGCATCGCCCCCAGATATGACCTGCTGAACCACCTGCTTTCGTTCGGGGTGGACAGACTGTGGCGGCGGCGTATGGTCGGCGTCGTGGCGGCCGGTACGCCGGCTGCCATACTCGATGTAGCCGCAGGGACGGGCGATGTAGCCGTCGCCCTGGCCCGCCGTCTTCCAGCGGCCCGGATAACCGGTATCGACCTTTCCGGCGAGATGCTCGCCGTGGGGCGCGGCAAGGTGGCCCGCAGGGGACTTTGCGACCGTATCGAACTGGTGCAGGGCGATGCCGAGCAACTGCCCTTTCCCGACGGGACGTTCGATGCGGTGACCATCGGATTCGGAATTCGCAATTTCGGCAGCATCGAGGCCGGTCTCGCCGAAGCCTTCCGGGTGCTTCGCCCCGGCGGCCGGCTCTGTATCCTCGAATTTTCGACGCCCCGCGGACGTTGTTTCGGCCCGCTGTACCGGTTCTATTTCCACCGTATCCTGCCGTTGGTGGGGCGCCTGATATCGAAGGACGATTCGGCTTATACCTATCTTCCCGAATCGGTGGACCATTTTCCGGATAATTTACTATTTTTGCGATTGATGGGGCAGGCAGGGTTCGCAGCGTGCCGCTCCCGCCGCCAGATGCGCGGAATCGCCTATATTTACGAGGGCAGAAAGGAATGA
- a CDS encoding zinc metallopeptidase, with the protein MTIEWWLLIIIGIVGLIVQGRLQSVFSKYSKVPMTGGLTGREVAEKMLRDNGIYDVTVTSTRGHLTDNYNPTNKTINLSESVYASNSIAAAAVAAHETGHAIQDAYGYAPLRVRSALVPVISFASQWSFLLIIVGIILINTMPAIFWAGIALIALSAIFSVITLPVEYNASNRAMQWLEASGTLHGEALQQAGTALRWAARTYLVAALSAIATLLYYIGFARRD; encoded by the coding sequence ATGACAATAGAGTGGTGGCTGCTGATAATCATCGGGATTGTCGGCCTTATCGTACAGGGACGGTTGCAGTCCGTATTCTCCAAATACTCCAAGGTACCGATGACAGGAGGGCTGACGGGCCGTGAGGTGGCGGAAAAGATGCTGCGCGACAACGGCATCTACGACGTCACCGTGACCTCCACGCGGGGACACCTTACCGACAACTACAATCCCACGAACAAGACAATCAACCTGAGCGAAAGCGTCTACGCTTCCAACAGCATCGCGGCTGCGGCCGTGGCCGCCCACGAAACGGGACACGCCATACAGGATGCCTACGGGTACGCCCCCCTGCGTGTGCGCTCGGCGCTCGTGCCGGTCATCAGCTTCGCATCGCAGTGGTCTTTCCTGCTCATCATTGTCGGCATCATCCTCATCAACACCATGCCGGCCATCTTTTGGGCCGGCATCGCCCTGATAGCCCTCTCGGCAATCTTCTCGGTCATTACGCTGCCGGTGGAGTACAATGCCTCCAACCGGGCCATGCAGTGGCTGGAAGCGAGCGGCACGCTCCACGGCGAAGCGCTCCAACAGGCCGGAACCGCCCTCCGATGGGCCGCACGCACCTACCTCGTCGCAGCCCTGAGCGCCATCGCCACCCTCCTCTACTACATCGGGTTCGCGCGAAGAGACTAA
- a CDS encoding ABC transporter permease: MSHINTELFISRRISSRKGGRENIMVRIATLTVAVGMAVMILALAVVTGFKREVTAKLVGFGSHVRIVSLHSNASLETDPVTVDTALMESVARLPRFASVAPYAVKGGMIKTPEAIQGVALKGIGPDYDTAFLQEHLVVGSLPAVGGEVRSKELLVSANIARMLGLAVDDRVEMLFISSSRPVRRDRFKVCGIYSTGMEELDNAMTFTDIRNVQRLNGWNGEQVTGYEVMTTDFSRLDEFAEAVYGAVFDNADRTSDVLKVEDIVSLNPNTFDWLRAHNVNAAVIIVIMLLVAFLNMVSAMLIILLEKTSMIGVLKALGMRNRAVQKVFMLRSLAIVFRGMLWGNVVGIGLALLQKYTGLIRLDSTGYMLSRVPVHFGWEWWFALNVGVPLVMLVLMVIPARAVSAVRPERTMRYQ, from the coding sequence ATGTCGCATATCAATACAGAGCTGTTTATCTCCCGTCGCATCTCCTCCCGGAAGGGGGGGCGGGAGAATATCATGGTGCGCATCGCCACGCTTACCGTGGCGGTAGGCATGGCCGTCATGATACTTGCACTGGCGGTCGTGACGGGATTCAAGCGGGAGGTGACGGCCAAGCTGGTCGGGTTCGGTTCCCATGTCCGGATAGTGAGCCTCCACTCGAACGCCTCGCTCGAAACCGACCCCGTGACGGTGGATACTGCGCTCATGGAATCCGTCGCCCGTCTGCCGCGCTTCGCCTCCGTGGCCCCCTATGCCGTGAAGGGGGGGATGATAAAGACGCCGGAAGCGATACAGGGCGTGGCGCTGAAAGGTATCGGTCCCGATTACGATACCGCTTTCCTGCAGGAACATCTTGTCGTCGGTTCGCTTCCTGCCGTGGGAGGGGAGGTACGGAGTAAGGAGCTGCTGGTCTCCGCCAATATTGCCCGGATGCTGGGGCTCGCCGTGGACGACCGGGTAGAGATGCTCTTCATCAGTTCCTCGCGGCCCGTCAGGCGCGACCGCTTCAAGGTGTGCGGCATCTACTCCACCGGTATGGAAGAGCTCGACAACGCCATGACCTTTACCGATATCCGGAACGTGCAGCGGCTCAACGGCTGGAACGGGGAACAGGTGACCGGTTACGAGGTCATGACCACCGATTTCAGCCGGCTTGACGAGTTCGCCGAGGCGGTCTACGGGGCCGTATTCGATAACGCCGACCGCACTTCCGACGTGTTGAAGGTGGAGGATATCGTGAGTCTCAATCCCAATACTTTCGACTGGCTTCGCGCCCACAACGTCAATGCCGCGGTCATCATCGTCATCATGCTGCTCGTGGCCTTTCTGAACATGGTATCGGCGATGCTGATAATCCTCCTCGAAAAGACCTCCATGATAGGCGTGCTGAAAGCGCTGGGTATGCGGAACCGGGCCGTGCAGAAGGTCTTCATGCTGCGCTCGCTGGCCATCGTGTTCCGCGGGATGCTGTGGGGAAATGTCGTCGGGATAGGGCTGGCGCTGCTGCAGAAATATACCGGGCTGATACGGCTCGACAGTACGGGGTACATGCTTTCCCGTGTCCCGGTACATTTCGGATGGGAGTGGTGGTTTGCCCTGAATGTCGGGGTGCCCCTCGTGATGCTTGTCCTGATGGTCATTCCGGCACGGGCCGTTTCGGCGGTCAGACCGGAGCGGACCATGCGTTATCAGTGA
- a CDS encoding tyrosine-type recombinase/integrase, producing the protein MEQKSLLQTLSSIIQELKENGQWGTAHVYQSAYNSFALFSCCRDIPFKKFTPALLKDFEIYLRKRKCSWNTVSTYMKVLRATYNRAVDEGYASYVPRLFRHVQTGVSSERKKSLEASDMGGLMNGKGEELSAGMERTLAILQLMFILRGIPFVDLAYLRKSDIQGNILRYRRRKTGRRLTVILTPEALKLIDTLSDKREESPYLLPFLTSPEGSEEAYREYQRALRSFNRQLAALGERFGGSTPISTYTIRHTWATMAYYCEIHPGIISEAMGHSSIAVTETYLKPFRDDRIDEANREVISYVKKQARKNSGR; encoded by the coding sequence ATGGAACAGAAATCGTTATTGCAAACGCTATCATCTATCATACAGGAGCTTAAAGAGAACGGACAATGGGGTACGGCCCACGTCTACCAAAGCGCGTACAATTCGTTCGCCCTGTTCTCCTGCTGCCGGGACATCCCGTTCAAGAAATTCACCCCGGCGCTCCTGAAGGATTTCGAGATATACCTCCGCAAACGCAAATGCAGTTGGAACACCGTCTCCACCTACATGAAAGTGCTGCGGGCCACCTACAACCGGGCCGTGGACGAAGGCTACGCCAGCTATGTCCCACGGCTCTTCCGGCACGTACAAACGGGGGTCTCCTCCGAGCGGAAAAAGTCGCTGGAAGCCTCCGACATGGGAGGGCTGATGAACGGCAAGGGCGAGGAACTCTCCGCAGGAATGGAGCGCACGCTGGCCATTCTCCAGTTGATGTTCATCCTGCGCGGCATCCCGTTCGTAGACCTCGCCTACCTGCGCAAAAGCGACATCCAAGGCAATATATTAAGGTACAGGCGACGCAAGACGGGCAGACGACTCACCGTAATACTGACACCGGAGGCCCTGAAGCTCATCGACACCCTGTCGGATAAAAGGGAGGAATCGCCTTATCTGCTGCCGTTCCTCACCAGTCCGGAAGGGAGCGAGGAGGCTTACCGTGAATACCAGCGTGCGCTGCGGAGTTTCAACCGGCAGCTCGCCGCGCTCGGGGAACGGTTCGGCGGCTCGACACCCATCAGCACCTACACGATACGGCATACATGGGCTACCATGGCCTACTACTGCGAAATACATCCCGGCATCATCTCCGAGGCGATGGGACACTCCTCCATAGCGGTCACCGAGACCTACCTCAAACCGTTCCGGGACGACCGGATTGACGAAGCCAACCGGGAAGTGATATCCTATGTAAAAAAACAGGCCCGGAAAAACTCCGGCCGATAA
- a CDS encoding PorV/PorQ family protein — protein sequence MSKKILLGAICTVLFCGTSATVFAQDNAPSGAASSLLNSADPRAAGMGMATTAVNDNPFGIFGNAASNLLSEKRMGFGYSYNPVMPDYNKGVATHAVGGYFNLDENNGFSLGFRYFNGPKSIIAGDDAVAGDSFRPNDMAVSIGYTRRIVDNFTMSLTARYIRSDYTKFGSDYYKAGNAFTFDLGFYYENTIESFYGSTWAVGLNVSNVGTKLDISVPSNPIAMPAYAKLGGSIDMPFSENHKLLAALDLGYTFMPSTDASFTAGLGLEYNFLKHGFLRAGYHYGDEKSIGGSYATVGLGAAVGPVRVDASYWIAGKESPVKNTWAVGLSLFF from the coding sequence ATGAGTAAAAAAATCTTGCTCGGAGCAATTTGTACGGTACTTTTTTGCGGTACTTCTGCAACTGTGTTCGCTCAGGACAATGCTCCCTCGGGCGCTGCGTCTTCACTGCTTAACAGCGCCGACCCCCGCGCCGCCGGTATGGGTATGGCAACTACCGCAGTGAACGACAATCCTTTCGGAATATTCGGCAATGCCGCATCCAACCTCCTCAGCGAAAAACGGATGGGCTTCGGCTATTCCTACAACCCCGTGATGCCCGATTACAATAAGGGCGTTGCTACCCATGCGGTAGGCGGTTATTTCAACCTCGACGAAAACAACGGTTTCTCCCTCGGCTTCCGTTATTTCAACGGTCCCAAGAGCATTATCGCAGGTGACGATGCCGTTGCGGGCGATTCTTTCCGTCCCAACGATATGGCTGTCAGCATCGGTTATACGCGCAGGATTGTGGATAACTTCACCATGTCGCTGACTGCTAGGTATATCCGTTCGGATTATACGAAGTTCGGCAGCGACTATTACAAGGCCGGCAATGCGTTTACCTTCGACCTGGGATTTTACTATGAAAATACCATCGAATCTTTCTACGGTTCGACCTGGGCGGTGGGCCTCAACGTCAGCAACGTAGGTACCAAACTCGATATCTCGGTGCCTTCCAATCCGATAGCGATGCCTGCCTACGCTAAGCTGGGCGGTTCTATCGACATGCCTTTCTCCGAAAACCACAAGCTGCTCGCAGCTCTCGACCTCGGCTATACCTTCATGCCTTCGACCGATGCGTCGTTTACCGCCGGTCTGGGTCTGGAGTACAACTTCCTGAAACACGGTTTCCTCCGTGCCGGTTATCACTACGGTGACGAGAAATCCATCGGCGGCAGCTACGCTACCGTGGGGCTCGGTGCGGCAGTAGGTCCGGTGAGGGTCGATGCTTCATACTGGATTGCAGGTAAGGAGAGCCCGGTGAAGAATACCTGGGCAGTGGGCCTCAGCCTCTTCTTCTAA
- a CDS encoding sigma-54-dependent transcriptional regulator, with translation MANILVIDPSRSMRNTLKERLEYEGHAVEVAEDTISGMTVYANRHFDLLLCGQPDSPLRTSTPWIRLSHDSSPESAVLAMQQGAVDFVTKPINMNRLLDAVRKGLAKTPAAVADAADEAESVPEEVVPVRRVRAARSHVGRIVGESVPVKRLNTLIDKVAPTDARVLIMGANGTGKELVARWLHEKSRRRDGPFVEVNCAAIPSELIESELFGHEKGAFTSAVKQRKGKFEQAHNGTLFLDEIGDMSLPAQAKVLRVLQERKITRVGSDRDIDVNVRVLAATNKDIPREISRGEFREDLFHRLSVIIIRVPTLAERIDDIPILVDHFLETICGEYNVPVKKIEAEALAELQKLPWTGNIRELRNVVERLVILCENTITVDDVKMYANGLQ, from the coding sequence ATGGCCAATATACTGGTAATAGATCCTTCGCGCAGCATGCGCAATACTCTGAAAGAGCGTTTGGAGTATGAGGGCCATGCGGTGGAAGTCGCCGAAGACACGATTTCCGGCATGACCGTCTATGCGAACCGGCATTTCGACCTGTTGCTGTGCGGACAGCCCGATTCCCCGCTGAGAACCTCCACGCCGTGGATAAGGCTGTCGCATGACAGCAGCCCGGAAAGCGCCGTTCTGGCTATGCAGCAGGGTGCTGTCGATTTCGTCACGAAACCCATCAACATGAACCGGCTGCTGGATGCCGTGCGCAAGGGGCTGGCCAAGACGCCTGCCGCCGTGGCGGATGCGGCGGACGAGGCCGAATCCGTCCCGGAAGAGGTTGTCCCGGTACGCCGTGTGCGTGCCGCGCGGTCGCATGTCGGCAGGATAGTGGGCGAATCGGTTCCGGTCAAGCGTCTGAACACGTTGATTGACAAGGTCGCCCCGACCGATGCACGGGTACTTATCATGGGAGCCAACGGGACGGGCAAGGAGCTCGTGGCGCGTTGGCTGCACGAGAAGAGCCGCCGGCGCGACGGACCGTTCGTCGAAGTAAACTGCGCCGCCATTCCTTCCGAACTTATCGAAAGCGAACTGTTCGGTCATGAGAAAGGGGCCTTCACCTCCGCCGTCAAGCAGCGCAAGGGCAAATTCGAGCAGGCCCACAACGGAACGTTGTTCCTCGACGAGATAGGCGATATGTCCCTGCCGGCGCAGGCGAAGGTGCTGCGCGTGTTGCAGGAGCGCAAGATAACGCGCGTCGGCAGCGACCGCGACATCGACGTGAATGTGCGTGTTCTGGCCGCGACCAATAAGGACATTCCCCGCGAAATATCCCGCGGCGAGTTCCGCGAAGACCTTTTCCACCGGTTGAGCGTCATCATCATCCGTGTGCCGACGCTGGCCGAGCGCATAGACGATATTCCCATCTTGGTGGACCATTTCCTGGAGACGATATGCGGCGAATACAACGTGCCTGTCAAGAAGATAGAGGCGGAAGCGCTGGCCGAACTGCAGAAATTGCCCTGGACAGGGAACATCAGGGAGCTCCGCAACGTGGTGGAGCGCCTCGTTATCCTGTGCGAGAATACGATAACGGTCGATGACGTGAAGATGTACGCCAACGGACTGCAATAG